A region from the Vicia villosa cultivar HV-30 ecotype Madison, WI linkage group LG3, Vvil1.0, whole genome shotgun sequence genome encodes:
- the LOC131659239 gene encoding altered inheritance of mitochondria protein 3-like, with translation MVLYAKANGDKGAFSPFQLATWRRRDGKHACLYKQEETKPSAEYMYWYRSLPFIYASYRHFLTDPRSIPNSTNHPSESQQQRQQPQPKLFQQQHQPQLFQQQPQHQTFQQQPQPQPFQQQHQPFQQHRVNPNYSQQHTLNPYIDPQYSSYTQYTPSHSQTNYNYQTQFQQTYIRPPMQFTPIPHPNFDSPYIQQNPSTSYTEPPTTSYIPTVTHHDPPHTQSTPNLNLDLNVSDYVSNYEMLSQIWSPPPPLTQEIQDDPAPTEEEQQYGRGHPRVRRAPACGTDGHLFH, from the coding sequence ATGGTCCTTTACGCCAAAGCAAATGGCGACAAGGGGGCCTTTTCCCCATTCCAATTGGCGACATGGCGCAGACGTGATGGGAAGCATGCATGCCTATATAAACAGGAGGAGACAAAACCATCAGCAGAGTACATGTATTGGTATAGGTCGCTTCCATTCATATATGCATCGTACAGACACTTTCTCACTGACCCGCGTTCAATTCCAAATTCAACAAACCATCCAAGTGAGtctcaacaacaacgacaacaacctCAACCCAAActatttcaacaacaacatcaaccccAACTATTTCAACAACAACCTCAACACCAAACGTTCCAACAACAACCTCAACCCCAACCtttccaacaacaacatcaaccctTCCAACAACACCGTGTTAACCCCAATTATTCCCAACAACATACTCTCAACCCTTACATTGACCCACAATACTCTTCCTACACCCAATACACCCCATCTCACTCTCAAACAAATTATAACTACCAAACCCAATTCCAACAGACCTATATTCGTCCACCCATGCAATTCACACCTATCCCGCATCCAAACTTTGATTCCCCTTACATCCAACAAAACCCTTCAACCTCATACACTGAACCACCCACCACTTCTTACATCCCAACCGTGACCCACCATGACCCGCCGCACACACAATCCACCCCAAACTTAAACTTGGATCTTAATGTCAGTGATTATGTCAGTAATTATGAAATGTTAAGTCAAATTTGGTCTCCTCCTCCACCTCTAACACAAGAAATACAAGACGACCCTGCTCCAACTGAAGAAGAACAACAATATGGTCGTGGTCATCCTCGTGTGCGAAGAGCACCTGCCTGTGGTACCGATGGTCATTTGTTTCACTGA
- the LOC131659238 gene encoding uncharacterized protein LOC131659238, translating into MTKKIEETMQKKISDIFYRYPIIDGARDSVTYNTAKIEDDEDVTSRLNCHTRGSLSHAIVPNTSISTKPVLPTRRAIPYQHNEPLFPEEEVDDDSDSDDARQLYLFGGSSDDSGDEIIPVSQPSPVLDLYNPPYHMRNHVSDPTGPVSVFDSIDEGHECGGLKDGMKFENNESCMYAIRQYHIKNSVDYEIYKSDTQRFLVRCRIEGCGFTCRASLRKGCGKWVIGRIGGLHTCMASAMSQDHNKLDSNLIAQSIRALVSDDASIKVKTIIAHVRTVFNYTISYKKGWLVKNKAIESIYGNWEASYNDLPQWLLVMREHLPGTVIELEILHVYLDDGTQISGARIFHRLFWTFQPCIRGFAYCKPIVQVDGTWLYGKYRGTLLMVVTQDGNGNIFSIAYALVEGETEGAWSFFLKNLRLHVTLQSDLCLISDRHESIKTAYNNPDNDWKNPPSVHVYCIRYALTESTYAYYREEIRQTDMEAFNWIENLPREKWSRAYDGGRRWGHMTTNFVESLNSVMKETRNLPITSLVRSTYFRMGTLFGRRGHDWTKMLSSKKDFTDNCMKGMTKEVEKSHSYNVLSFDRERNYFVVQETVNNNECRPLTYYNVDLQKQTCDCGQFQTFHVPCSHAIAACSHVRLNYMMFIPPVFRV; encoded by the exons AtgacaaaaaaaatagaagaaacaaTGCAAAAAAAAATATCAGATATTTTTTATCGATATCCAATAATTGATGGAGCACGTGATAGTGTCACATACAATACTGCGAAGatcgaagatgatgaagatgttaCTTCAAGGCTTAATTGTCACACTAG AGGAAGTTTATCCCACGCAATCGTCCCAAACACATCAATATCAACAAAGCCAGTCCTCCCTACACGGAGAGCCATCCCATACCAACATAACGAGCCATTGTTTCCGGAAGAAGAGGTTGATGATGATAGCGACTCTGATGATGCCAGGCAACTTTATTTGTTTGGTGGTTCTAGTGACGATTCAGGTGACGAAATTATTCCCGTGTCACAACCTTCTCCAGTACTTGATTTATACAACCCACCATATCACATGAGAAATCATGTTTCCGATCCTACTGGGCCTGTATCGGTCTTTGATTCCATAGACGAGGGTCATGAATGTGGAGGTTTAAAGGACGGCATGAAGTTTGAAAACAATGAAAGTTGTATGTATGCAATCCGTCAATATCACATTAAAAATAGTGTTGATTACGAGATTTATAAGTCTGATACGCAACGTTTCTTGGTTAGATGTCGGATCGAAGGATGCGGCTTCACATGTAGAGCATCATTACGAAAGGGGTGTGGTAAATGGGTTATTGGTAGAATTGGTGGACTACACACTTGCATGGCGTCTGCTATGTCACAAGATCACAATAAGCTTGACTCAAATCTTATCGCTCAAAGCATCAGAGCTCTTGTCAGCGATGACGCTTCAATCAAGGTGAAAACTATTATCGCTCATGTTCGTACAGTTTTCAACTACACGATATCTTATAAAAAAGGATGGCTTGTAAAGAACAAAGCAATCGAGTCTATTTATGGAAACTGGGAGGCTTCATACAACGACCTACCGCAATGGTTGTTAGTCATGCGAGAGCATCTTCCTGGAACCGTAATAGAACTAGAAATACTGCATGTATATTTAGATGATGGAACACAAATTAGTGGTGCAAGAATTTTCCATCGCCTTTTTTGGACATTTCAACCTTGTATCAGGGGTTTTGCCTATTGCAAACCAATTGTGCAAGTCGATGGCACATGGCTGTATGGAAAATATAGGGGAACGTTGCTAATGGTTGTTACACAAGATGGGAACGGTAACATTTTTTCAATCGCCTACGCATTGGTTGAAGGTGAGACCGAAGGGGCTTGGAGTTTTTTCCTGAAAAATTTGCGGCTCCACGTGACCCTTCAGTCCGATCTATGTTTGATATCTGATCGACACGAGTCTATAAAGACTGCATACAACAACCCAGACAATGACTGGAAAAATCCTCCTTCAGTGCATGTGTATTGCATCAG GTATGCTCTGACGGAGTCTACATACGCTTATTATCGAGAGGAAATCCGACAAACAGACATGGAAGCTTTCAACTGGATAGAGAATCTTCCAAGAGAAAAATGGTCGCGAGCTTATGACGGTGGAAGACGATGGGGTCACATGACAACTAACTTTGTTGAATCGTTGAACTCAGTGATGAAGGAAACAAGGAATTTACCTATTACATCACTGGTAAGATCAACATACTTCAGGATGGGCACATTGTTTGGGAGGCGAGGTCATGATTGGACAAAAATGTTGTCATCAAAGAAGGATTTCACAGATAATTGCATGAAAGGGATGACGAAAGAAGTAGAAAAATCTCACAGTTATAATGTCCTGAGTTTTGATCGTGAGAGAAACTATTTCGTCGTCCAAGAGACGGTTAATAATAACGAGTGTCGGCCACTTACTTATTATAACGTCGACCTCCAAAAACAAACATGTGACTGTGGACAATTTCAGACTTTTCATGTGCCCTGCTCGCATGCCATTGCAGCTTGTTCTCATGTCCGACTCAATTATATGATGTTTATCCCTCCTGTATTTAGAGTTTGA
- the LOC131662536 gene encoding serine carboxypeptidase-like 18, with protein MVGHMLNMIYIDIPVGTGFSYSQTQQGYYSSDTLWVDHAYSFIQKWLVVHSKFSSNPFYIGGGSYSGIITGPLVQKVYQGNQARHVPHINIKGYVIASPSVDTHQIYSTQVLYAYHMSLIPKELYESLEENCKGNYVNIDPDNTKCVSDYKAYSELVRYINQQQILEPLCMTTPAVNQLIQQPVQDDQELRCRSYYHILVNIWANDENVRKALHIREGTKGEFLRCNKTLEYTQNLQPSVIDYYRNLTNANIQALVYSSDLDMAIPQVGTQEWIKSLNMSIHDKWRAWFVEGQVAGFTEIYKMKQDHYLTYATVKGAGHVAQTFKPKEVYNLIKRWFSFSLI; from the exons ATGGTTGGACACATGTTGAATATGATTTACATAGATATTCCAGTTGGGACTGGATTTTCTTACTCCCAAACGCAACAAGGCTACTACAGCAGTGATACACTATGGGTGGATCATGCATATTCTTTTATACAAAAG TGGCTTGTTGTTCATTCAAAGTTTAGCTCAAATCCATTTTATATTGGTGGTGGCTCATATTCAGGAATAATTACGGGTCCTCTTGTTCAAAAAGTATATCAAG GAAACCAAGCAAGACATGTGCCACACATAAACATCAAA GGTTATGTGATTGCAAGCCCATCTGTTGACACACATCAGATTTATAGCACACAAGTTTTATATGCTTACCATATGTCTCTAATACCAAAAGAACTTTATGAG TCGCTGGAAGAAAATTGTAAGGGTAATTATGTGAACATCGATCCAGACAACACAAAGTGTGTCTCAGATTATAAAGCTTATTCTGAG CTAGTTCGTTATATAAACCAACAACAAATTTTAGAACCTCTCTGTATGACTACACCTGCTGTGAACCAATTGATTCAACAACCAGTTCAAGATGATCAAGAATTACGGTGTAGA AGTTATTATCATATTCTTGTGAACATATGGGCAAACGATGAAAATGTAAGGAAAGCCCTTCATATAAGAGAG gGAACTAAAGGGGAGTTCTTGAGATGCAACAAAACTTTGGAATACACACAAAATCTACAACCTAGTGTTATAGATTATTATCGCAATCTCACCAATGCCAATATCCAAGCTCTCGTTTATAG TTCTGATCTTGACATGGCAATACCACAAGTGGGTACACAAGAATGGATAAAGTCATTGAATATGAGCATACATGACAAATGGCGTGCATGGTTTGTTGAAGGTCAAGTTGCAGG ATTCACGGAAATATACAAAATGAAACAAGACCATTACTTAACATATGCGACCGTAAAG GGTGCTGGACATGTGGCCCAGACATTTAAGCCCAAGGAAGTTTATAATTTGATCAAGAGGTGGTTTTCATTTTCTCTTATCTAA